CTTTTTCAGCGCATGGGCATTCGTAGGTAGTCGAGATAAAGCCGCACTAATGAGTGCATTAGCGTCAAAGACAAACCTATCTTTCATCCAGAATTTGCGCCAATAGCTCGTCAGTAAATCCTTTTTCTTCAGCTTCAGCCCGCACTTTTTCCAGAAAAGGCCACAGGTCATCTTCCTGTTTATCTAATAAATCATTCAGTATGAGGTCGAACTTTTCGGAGATACGTTGCCGAATTTGTGGATTACTATGACGCCATTTGCGTGCTGTATTGTTAGCCACTTCAAGAAATAATCCGGTCCATTACCGTAGTAGTTGATACAAATCAAAAATACGACTAATTGTAGAGAGTACGTACGAAAATTCAAGGTAATACGTTAACAAGGGCCTTCCAAACAAAGCTCCGCAGGAATTTCTGACCAAGGCATGAGACGTTTTTGAGTCAATGAGTTAATTACCTCAGCGTTGTTAGATAAGCGACCAGATCGACCAGTTCCTGTTTGGAGAGCGCTTCGCCAAAAGAAGGCATCATTGACTGGGGGGCTTTTGTTTTTGACTGGATATCGGCTTTCCGTAGCGTTTGTTTAACCCCTCCCGGCAATTTAAGGATTACTTCATCGCTCGATTCACTGTCCAGAAGTCCCGTTAACTGACTACCATCGCGGGTATGAATTTGATAGGTCTCGTACCCGTAATTGATGCCTTCATCGGGATAGAGAATAGCCCGAAAGAGCCCCTCTTTGGAGAGCTTTGCACCAATTTTCGACAGTTCGGGGCCGAATAAAGCCCCTGACTGCTGCACACGATGACAGGGCTGGCAATTCTGTGCAAAAATTGTTTTTCCTCGGCTCGCCAGACCGCTTTCGTACACAAGCAAATAGACTGGTGGCAATGGTTCACCGTTTTTTCCGGCAGGTTTGGGCAGATAGTCAGCCGCTTCGCGTTTGATCTCGTTCCGAAAAGCACCGAATAAGACGCTACTGGCCGTGGGTTTCAGTACATCAGGAAAGGCTTTTTTCTTGACCTCATCCAGCAAGGCCCGCTCACCCACCCAACTACTACCCAGTAAGCGAGTAGCTGTTTTTCGCAGTTCGACCGGGCGCGAATCATCGAGCATAACCTCACTGAGCAGCACCAGTGCATCGGGGCTTCCGTTGCCTTTGAGTGCCGTCATGATCGCTTCAGCGGTTTTATCGTCGTGCAGTTGTTGTCGCACAAACTCTTTCTCTCCGAATCGCCAGAGTAGCTGCATTGCTTCAATGCCGACCTGTCGGGTGGCACAGCAGCGTACCAGATTAAGCAATTGTTCTCGTTTATCCGTCAGGCGAAACTTTTCGACCAGATGAACATAACTTTCCGTTTGGCCCGCTGTGGTCAGGGCTGTTTCGAGGGCCCGGTTCAACGGTTCGTTTCGTACCAGGCTGCTACCGTCCATGTGCTCCAGAGCCAACCGCTGAATATCAGGACGCGGATCGTTTAACAAGGAAACCAGTACGTCGTTTTTACCAGCCGACGGATGAAAATCAAAGGCTCGAAAATACCGTAGCGTAGCATTCACTTCGGGCGTTTGCCGGATCAGTTGGCCAAGTAGGGGCAGGGCTTTGGCCGAACGAATTCGCCAGACAATATCGCGCCCGGCTGGTGTGTTCCAGTTGACGCCTACTTTTTGTTGCCAGGCATCGAAACAGGCGTCGGCATGGAGATCGGAGCCGATACCAAGCGCTTCCAGGTACCAGCGATCCTTACCTGTATGCTGTACGGCCAAGGTTGCCCATGACTCAGCGGCTTCGGGTGTTTTAAGGAAACGGAGCGCGATGGCCCACTCCCGACGGACTTCAGGACTAGGGTCGTTGGCTAACGGAGTACACAGCGCAAATGGAAAAGTTGGCTGTTGCCGAGCTGCCCGTAAAGCAGTGATACGCAGGTCAGGATTCGGGTCATGTAGCGCTTGTTTCAGGTAAGATGTGCCTGTAGAGGGCAGTTTGGCAAGCAACCATAACGCCCGTGCTCGCCAGACCGGATTGGTCGACTGATATACTTTCAGCAACTTATCCTCGGCTTTGCTACCCATTTTTTGCAGACTAGCCCAGGCTTTCCGGCGAGTGGCCCAGTTCGGGTTTTTCAACGCTTCCGTAGCGGCTTCGGGTGTATCGAAGCGAGAAACGGGTACATGATACGCAGCCTTACCCCCGTAGCTTACCCGATAAATCCGGCCTTTGTTCGCATCGGCAGCCGTTCCACCACCAATACCCGGATCGTACCAGTCAGCCACCATGACCGAGCCATCGGGAGCCACGCTGACGTCGACCGGGCGAAACCACTGCTGACTGCTTTTCAATACATTGTGAATACTGGCTTTGTAGCCAGCGCCCTGCTTTTGTGTTGCGTAGGATCGCACGACGTTGTATAACGCTTCGGCATGAAGGAGTTGATTTTGATAGAGAGCCGGAAACTGGTGACCTTCGTATACGCACAAACCCGCTGGCGAACCTGCACCCGTAATGAGCATTGTCGGAATAACGCCGGGGTCGTTCTGATGCCAGTGCCGTTCAGGAATCGTTTTTTCCAGATTAGTACGTGAGGCAGTCCAGGCCGCTCCGGTCATTTCGTCGGCAAAGCCGTAATTGCCGTATTCCATTACATAGTCGATCCGGACGGATTCGTTGCCATCGTCATCATTGTCGGATACCCAAAGAGTACCGAACGAATCCAGCGCGGGTTCATAGTGATTTCGGAAGTTATGGGCAATGGTTTCCAGGTGGCTACCATCGGGATTGCACCGTAGGATCAGGCCGTTACGGTAGGGGTTCCCTTTGCCATTAACGAGGTTGCTGGCTACGTCGTGTATTGGCTTCCCGAATCGGTCACGCACCTCGCCACCGTTGTTGCCCATCGAGAAATAGAGCTTGCCGTCGGGGCCCCAGAAAGGCGCGTGAATACCATGATCACGGGTTCCAAACCCTGAAAACAAGGTATCGATACGGTCGGCATGGTCGTCGTGATTGGTATCGAAGAGAACCAGCAAATTTGGTCCCTGCGCCAGATAGATTCGGTCTTCAGCCAGAGCCAGGCCCATTGGCGCTTTCATGCCCGGATGTTCGAAGAAAACGGTACGTTTATCGGCTTTGCCATCGCCGTTTACGTCGTCCAGAATAATAACCTTGTCACCTTTTTTGTCAAATTCGGCAGGTGCCACGTCGTAGTTATGGGATTCAGTCACCCAGACACGTCCGCGCTCATCCACGTCCATATTGGTTGGATTCGTCACCATGGGTTCGGCGGCAAATTGCTGAACCATAAATCCTT
This window of the Spirosoma aerolatum genome carries:
- a CDS encoding PVC-type heme-binding CxxCH protein, which produces MKRRLLTSVVVAILMASGFISILPDPHDPRAALATMQVPKGFMVQQFAAEPMVTNPTNMDVDERGRVWVTESHNYDVAPAEFDKKGDKVIILDDVNGDGKADKRTVFFEHPGMKAPMGLALAEDRIYLAQGPNLLVLFDTNHDDHADRIDTLFSGFGTRDHGIHAPFWGPDGKLYFSMGNNGGEVRDRFGKPIHDVASNLVNGKGNPYRNGLILRCNPDGSHLETIAHNFRNHYEPALDSFGTLWVSDNDDDGNESVRIDYVMEYGNYGFADEMTGAAWTASRTNLEKTIPERHWHQNDPGVIPTMLITGAGSPAGLCVYEGHQFPALYQNQLLHAEALYNVVRSYATQKQGAGYKASIHNVLKSSQQWFRPVDVSVAPDGSVMVADWYDPGIGGGTAADANKGRIYRVSYGGKAAYHVPVSRFDTPEAATEALKNPNWATRRKAWASLQKMGSKAEDKLLKVYQSTNPVWRARALWLLAKLPSTGTSYLKQALHDPNPDLRITALRAARQQPTFPFALCTPLANDPSPEVRREWAIALRFLKTPEAAESWATLAVQHTGKDRWYLEALGIGSDLHADACFDAWQQKVGVNWNTPAGRDIVWRIRSAKALPLLGQLIRQTPEVNATLRYFRAFDFHPSAGKNDVLVSLLNDPRPDIQRLALEHMDGSSLVRNEPLNRALETALTTAGQTESYVHLVEKFRLTDKREQLLNLVRCCATRQVGIEAMQLLWRFGEKEFVRQQLHDDKTAEAIMTALKGNGSPDALVLLSEVMLDDSRPVELRKTATRLLGSSWVGERALLDEVKKKAFPDVLKPTASSVLFGAFRNEIKREAADYLPKPAGKNGEPLPPVYLLVYESGLASRGKTIFAQNCQPCHRVQQSGALFGPELSKIGAKLSKEGLFRAILYPDEGINYGYETYQIHTRDGSQLTGLLDSESSDEVILKLPGGVKQTLRKADIQSKTKAPQSMMPSFGEALSKQELVDLVAYLTTLR